The sequence AACGCGATCCGGTTGGCGAGCCCGGTCAGAGCGTCGTGGTGCGCCAGGTAACTCAGTTTCATTTCGGCGGCTTTTTTCTCGCTGATGTCAGAGAGTATCAACACATAGTGGTTGATGTTGCCGTTCTCATCGCTGACCGCCGAGATGTTCTGCCAACTGGGGAAGACTTCACCGTCTTTACGCCGGCTCCAGACCTCACCGCGCCAGTGGCCGTCGGCGTCTACCCGCCGCCACAAGGTTTGATAAAACTCCTCATCGTGTTTGCCGGAGCGGTAAAGGTACTCACACAACATGTGGCCTTTCGTTTCACGTTCGCTGTAGCCCGTGAGCGTGGTGAAGGCGCCGTTGACCGCGAGTACGTTGCGCTCGGCGTCTGTGACCACAATGGCTTCGCGGGTGTTGTCAAAAACCGCGGCGGCGAGGCGCAATTCACGCTCGTTGTTTTTGCGGCGGGTGATATCCCGCACAAAACCCAGCCAGTGACCGTCTTTAAGAATTTTGCCGCTCACCTCGACCGTGATAACGCGGCCATCGCTGCGCTGGATCGACCACTCGGAAGTAAGCTGCGCGCCGTCGGCCATTTGCTTCTTGGCCTGCAACAGGGTTCGCCGTTGAATATCGGGAATAATGTCTGAGAACTGTTTGTGAAGAATTTCTTCGCGGCTGTAACCCAGCAGTTCGCAGGCGGCCGCATTGGCGTGGAGGTAGCGGCCTTCCAGGTTGGCGACGACAACGGCATCGGGCGCGGCTTCCAGAAAACGCGCCAGTTTTTCCTGCAGTTGCTCCCCTACCGCCGGTTTATGCGCACTGCGCAAAATCACACACACGCAGTCGGCATCGAGTTGGTGAAGGCTGATTTTCAAGTACGCGCGCTCATGCAGCACGCTGGTATTCTGCTGCGGAGCTTGCGGAGTCAGCCATTGGGCGCAGTTGAGAATGGGCCCGAACAGGGCATGGGGCAACAGGCTGGCGGTTTGGCCAATCGCATCGGCAGCATCCCGTTTGAGCAGGTTGAGGGCCGATGTATTGGCTTCCAGCAGGACCAGGTCCACCAGTTCGTCGTTATCCCGCTGGCTCTGCAGCAGCATAAACGCGTCGTCGCTGGAGTTCAGCATCTGCAGATACAGGGAATCGCGCCCCTGTCCAGATTGGTTGGTGGGGTCTGGCGACAGAGCCTGGTTGAAACGGTGCGCTTTTGTAGTGGATTTTTTCTTGTGTCCGTTTGTCCTTGCGGCTCCGCGAGTGCGCGAACCAGTGGCGTTTTTCATCGCCATTCCATACTCCTGCCTGGATCAAAATACATTCAGTATAGGAAACATACCGTATAACCTGATTAAATAAAGGTATTAATCACATACGCGCCATAAATTCGATGGCGATTGCAAATTAACCGATCTGTACAAAGCTACGCCTTCGTTAGTTTCCACTATTCTCAAAGCGATAAGTGCACCGTTCTGCAAGTGATATACGCACGTTAAACCGGTTGAATAATGCGCAGACCCGAGGCTGCACTATAATAATTTAGAAGATTCTAATTTAAATAATAACGGGAGGAATCCGATGGCGAATATTGTGGTGATGGGCGGCGGCCTGGGTGGCTTGCCAATGGCCTATGAAATGCAAGATCTGGCGCGCGATGGCGACACAGTAACGGTAGTGAGTGATCGCGATTACTATCATTTCGTACCCTCCAACCCCTGGGTCGCGGTCGACTGGCGCAAGCGGGACGAGATTACCGTGCCGCTGAGCAGGCCTCTTAACAAGCGGGGAATCCAGCTTAAAGTGGGCAAGGTGGTGAAAGTGGAGGCGGCGGCCAATCAACTTTTACTTGAGCACGGGGATGTAGTCAGTTACGACCAACTGGTGATTGCCACCGGGCCGCGTCTTGCGTTCGAGGAGATTCCAGGCTTAGGCCCTGACGGCTTTACCCAGTCGATTTGCCATATCGATCACGCGGAGGTGGCGCGGGACAAATGGCTCGAATTTACCGCAAACCCGGCGCCGATCGTGGTGGGTGCGGTGCAGGGCGCGTCCTGCTTCGGGCCCGCTTACGAGTTCGCGTTCATCATGGATAAAGACCTGCGCAAGCGCAAAATCCGCGACCGGGTGCCGATGACGTTTGTGACTTCCGAGCCCTATATCGGCCACCTGGGGTTGGACGGTGTCGGCGATAGTAAAACCATGCTGGAGTCCGAATTGCGCCAGCGCCACATTGACTGGATCTGTAACGCCAAGGTCGAAAAAGTGGAAAACGGGGTTATGCACGTGCTGGAGTGCGATGAGCACGGGCAGGAGAAGCAGCGCCACCAGCTGCCATTCGGCTACTCGATGATGTTGCCTGCGTTCACGGGAATAGATGCGGTGCGGGAAGTGGATGGGCTGGTGAATCCGCGCGGGTTTATCCTGATCGACAATCACCAGCGCAACCCGGCGCACCCCAATATCTGGTCGGTGGGTGTCGCGGTCGCCATCGCGCCGAAAAAGCCTACGCCGGTGCCCACCGGGGTGCCGAAAACCGGGTTTATGATCGAAAGCATGGTCACCGCCACCGCGCATAATATCCGCGCGGTGCTGGACGGCGAGGCGCCAGCTAAAGAAGCCACCTGGGCTGCGGTGTGTTTGGCGGATATGGGCGATACCGGGATTGCATTTGTG comes from Teredinibacter turnerae and encodes:
- a CDS encoding diguanylate cyclase domain-containing protein, with product MAMKNATGSRTRGAARTNGHKKKSTTKAHRFNQALSPDPTNQSGQGRDSLYLQMLNSSDDAFMLLQSQRDNDELVDLVLLEANTSALNLLKRDAADAIGQTASLLPHALFGPILNCAQWLTPQAPQQNTSVLHERAYLKISLHQLDADCVCVILRSAHKPAVGEQLQEKLARFLEAAPDAVVVANLEGRYLHANAAACELLGYSREEILHKQFSDIIPDIQRRTLLQAKKQMADGAQLTSEWSIQRSDGRVITVEVSGKILKDGHWLGFVRDITRRKNNERELRLAAAVFDNTREAIVVTDAERNVLAVNGAFTTLTGYSERETKGHMLCEYLYRSGKHDEEFYQTLWRRVDADGHWRGEVWSRRKDGEVFPSWQNISAVSDENGNINHYVLILSDISEKKAAEMKLSYLAHHDALTGLANRIAFNGNLERAIHHAERNSSKVALLYIDLDNFKIVNDTHGHLAGDQLLQITADRLRRCVRGEDAVARMGGDEFTIVLENISSLEDATGVAEKVIHTMDLPVRLASGEVEVGLSIGISLFPDHAQSLNDVTRTADAAMYAAKKYARNSYQIFNPEQT
- a CDS encoding NAD(P)/FAD-dependent oxidoreductase, producing MANIVVMGGGLGGLPMAYEMQDLARDGDTVTVVSDRDYYHFVPSNPWVAVDWRKRDEITVPLSRPLNKRGIQLKVGKVVKVEAAANQLLLEHGDVVSYDQLVIATGPRLAFEEIPGLGPDGFTQSICHIDHAEVARDKWLEFTANPAPIVVGAVQGASCFGPAYEFAFIMDKDLRKRKIRDRVPMTFVTSEPYIGHLGLDGVGDSKTMLESELRQRHIDWICNAKVEKVENGVMHVLECDEHGQEKQRHQLPFGYSMMLPAFTGIDAVREVDGLVNPRGFILIDNHQRNPAHPNIWSVGVAVAIAPKKPTPVPTGVPKTGFMIESMVTATAHNIRAVLDGEAPAKEATWAAVCLADMGDTGIAFVAIPQIPPRNVNWMKSGKWVHLAKIGFEKYFLHKIETGVSEPVYEKIMMKTLGINKLKD